One region of Neisseria mucosa genomic DNA includes:
- a CDS encoding ABC transporter ATP-binding protein, with product MMLCLENVRFEILRDPIVRDFSLNLQHGEVKALFGPSGCGKTTVLRLIAGLETPKSGTIRNTFRKTGFLFQENRLPGNLTAMQNIAIFMDKPDEGEIIALAAKVGLTAGDLNKYPTELSGGMAKRVAFLRLLLCGCDLALLDEPFVGLDRDLRDILVAMLVEKIERQGMACMLVTHDRFEAARLSHEIMLLSTKGMNVQNVITLPTPLSERDSAFEEAVVAREFQGIHYYE from the coding sequence ATGATGCTCTGTCTTGAAAACGTGCGTTTTGAAATTCTCCGCGACCCCATCGTGCGCGATTTCAGTTTGAACCTGCAACATGGCGAAGTGAAAGCCTTGTTCGGGCCGAGCGGCTGTGGCAAGACGACGGTTTTGCGTTTGATTGCGGGCTTGGAAACGCCGAAATCGGGCACGATACGCAATACTTTCCGCAAAACGGGTTTTCTGTTTCAGGAAAACCGCCTGCCGGGAAACTTGACCGCGATGCAGAATATCGCTATTTTTATGGACAAACCCGATGAAGGCGAAATCATCGCGCTGGCGGCGAAAGTCGGGCTGACTGCGGGCGATTTGAACAAATATCCGACCGAATTGTCCGGCGGCATGGCGAAACGGGTAGCATTTTTGCGCCTGCTGCTGTGCGGCTGCGACCTTGCCTTGCTGGACGAGCCGTTCGTCGGTTTGGACCGCGATTTGCGCGATATTTTGGTCGCCATGCTGGTGGAAAAAATCGAGCGGCAGGGCATGGCGTGTATGCTGGTAACGCACGACCGCTTCGAAGCCGCACGCCTGAGCCATGAAATCATGCTGCTTTCCACTAAGGGCATGAACGTGCAAAACGTGATTACCCTGCCTACGCCGCTGTCCGAACGCGATTCGGCTTTTGAAGAAGCCGTGGTGGCAAGAGAGTTTCAGGGGATTCATTATTATGAGTGA
- the lepB gene encoding signal peptidase I, which produces MSTNLIYGAIAAIVIGIFLYFKSSKERQENGEWSSGLQWAYLLCMIGVFGILSFYMSFTAVLLIFVVFTGIVWAIHKGRLKKDPSHQDKAHFTDYMSGFFPIILVVFILRTFIAEPFQIPSSSMRPGLVKGDFILVNKFAYGIRTPIINNVLIPTGQIERGDVVVFNYPVQPEMNYIKRIVGLPGDTVEYRDKVLTVNGQVAPDQPNGTYSYPDDTEPSAIHSPELFQTTLNGKSFNILKEPGQPTISIPALDKYRMEIMPENGYSVEQSGLKHCQYAEDGSGFTCKVPEGRYFAMGDNRDNSADSRYWGFVDDKLIVGKAFFVWMNFGDYSRIGSSIH; this is translated from the coding sequence ATGAGCACAAATTTAATCTACGGCGCGATTGCCGCCATCGTTATCGGCATTTTCCTTTATTTCAAAAGCAGTAAAGAACGCCAAGAAAACGGAGAATGGAGTTCCGGCCTGCAATGGGCGTATCTTTTGTGCATGATCGGCGTTTTCGGCATCCTGTCTTTTTACATGAGCTTTACTGCCGTATTGCTGATATTTGTCGTATTCACCGGCATCGTTTGGGCAATCCACAAAGGTCGTCTGAAAAAAGACCCGTCGCATCAGGACAAAGCCCACTTTACCGACTACATGAGCGGCTTTTTCCCGATCATCCTCGTCGTCTTCATCCTGCGCACCTTTATCGCCGAGCCATTCCAAATCCCGTCCAGCTCCATGCGTCCCGGCTTGGTTAAAGGCGACTTCATCCTTGTAAACAAATTCGCCTACGGCATCAGAACCCCGATTATCAACAACGTCCTGATTCCGACCGGACAAATCGAGCGCGGCGACGTCGTCGTGTTCAACTATCCCGTCCAGCCTGAAATGAACTACATCAAGCGCATCGTCGGACTGCCGGGCGATACCGTCGAATACCGCGACAAAGTCCTGACCGTCAACGGACAAGTTGCCCCCGACCAACCGAACGGCACTTATTCCTACCCTGACGATACCGAGCCGTCCGCGATTCACAGCCCCGAACTTTTTCAGACGACCCTCAACGGAAAAAGCTTCAACATCCTGAAAGAACCCGGACAGCCCACCATATCGATCCCTGCGCTCGATAAATACCGTATGGAAATCATGCCTGAAAACGGTTATTCCGTAGAGCAAAGCGGTTTGAAACACTGTCAATACGCCGAAGACGGCAGTGGCTTTACCTGCAAAGTGCCCGAAGGCCGTTACTTCGCCATGGGCGACAACCGCGACAACAGTGCCGACTCCCGCTACTGGGGTTTTGTGGACGACAAACTTATCGTCGGAAAAGCCTTCTTCGTGTGGATGAACTTCGGCGATTACAGCCGTATCGGCAGCAGTATCCACTAA
- a CDS encoding ABC transporter permease, producing MIKTDKIRKPQPAVFYIIDYLWSGFAGLSVATVVVALWAWGSAVFGEFMLPAPVEVFQKSLDLLKHFQENEIGISLWRSVVGISVALVAGLAAGLVAGSFKTAMALLKPVITILLAMPPIIWVVMALFWFGFGNPSVLFTIIVLVAPLTFASAAVGMASVNKQHEELFDAYKLGRLKKIRYLYIPHLTGYVISSIGVAVAMGVKVVIMAELLGASEGVGARIADARAMLETSTVMAYVVLVIVFVSLFEYLITKPLEILFMPWRR from the coding sequence ATGATTAAAACCGACAAAATACGCAAACCGCAGCCTGCGGTGTTTTACATCATCGACTACCTTTGGAGCGGCTTTGCCGGTCTGAGTGTGGCAACGGTTGTGGTGGCGTTGTGGGCGTGGGGAAGCGCCGTGTTCGGCGAGTTTATGCTGCCTGCGCCGGTTGAGGTGTTTCAAAAGTCTTTGGATTTATTGAAACATTTTCAGGAAAACGAAATCGGGATTTCGCTGTGGCGGTCGGTGGTGGGGATTTCGGTTGCGCTGGTAGCGGGATTGGCGGCGGGGCTGGTGGCGGGCAGTTTTAAGACGGCGATGGCGTTGCTCAAGCCTGTGATTACGATTTTGTTGGCGATGCCGCCGATTATTTGGGTGGTGATGGCGTTGTTTTGGTTCGGTTTCGGCAATCCGAGCGTGCTGTTTACCATTATTGTGTTGGTTGCGCCGCTGACGTTTGCGAGTGCGGCGGTCGGGATGGCGAGCGTGAACAAGCAGCATGAGGAGTTGTTTGACGCTTATAAATTGGGTCGTCTGAAAAAAATCCGTTATCTGTATATCCCGCATCTGACGGGCTATGTGATTTCCAGCATCGGCGTGGCGGTGGCGATGGGGGTGAAGGTGGTGATTATGGCGGAACTCTTGGGCGCGAGCGAAGGCGTGGGCGCGCGGATTGCGGACGCGAGGGCGATGCTGGAGACTTCGACGGTGATGGCTTATGTGGTGCTGGTTATCGTTTTTGTGTCGCTGTTTGAATACCTGATTACCAAGCCTTTGGAAATTTTGTTTATGCCGTGGAGGAGATGA
- a CDS encoding ABC transporter substrate-binding protein, whose protein sequence is MELKRRDFLKMTAALAAAGVSPSLLAAGKEQFTVYGAPAMPSVTIAVAALQGKLAKQADVSLKIWRSPDQLRAGVASGQFKVMMSPSNVGVNLRNQGQKVGMVNILTNGITQLVCKGSAIASPQDLVGKKILVPFKNDMPDIVLQALLKKLKIDAHKVGITYTATPPEAVGLFLSKDYHAAILPEPMASAGMLKGKTMGVNVVRGFDLVKAWGQAYDTKPLIPMAGIIANEEYFHAHKAQFDIFHQDLKNALNWILANRQSAAKIGKNYLPAPEPALVMGLDGARLTVTKGSEVKNEILKFYEILMQFNPKLLGGKLPDNGFFLA, encoded by the coding sequence ATGGAACTGAAAAGACGTGATTTCTTAAAAATGACCGCTGCTCTGGCTGCGGCAGGGGTTTCGCCTTCGCTGTTGGCGGCGGGGAAAGAGCAGTTTACCGTGTACGGCGCGCCGGCGATGCCCAGCGTAACCATTGCCGTAGCGGCGTTGCAAGGCAAGCTGGCGAAGCAGGCGGATGTGTCGCTGAAAATCTGGCGCTCGCCCGACCAGCTTCGTGCGGGCGTGGCGAGCGGGCAATTTAAAGTGATGATGAGTCCGAGCAATGTCGGCGTAAACCTGCGCAACCAAGGGCAGAAAGTCGGCATGGTGAATATTTTGACCAACGGCATCACGCAGTTGGTCTGCAAAGGCAGCGCGATTGCCTCGCCGCAGGATTTGGTCGGCAAAAAAATCCTCGTTCCGTTTAAAAACGACATGCCCGACATCGTGCTGCAAGCCTTGCTGAAAAAACTGAAAATCGACGCGCACAAAGTCGGCATCACTTATACCGCCACGCCGCCCGAAGCGGTGGGGCTGTTTTTGAGCAAGGACTACCACGCCGCCATCCTGCCCGAACCAATGGCAAGCGCGGGTATGCTCAAAGGCAAAACCATGGGCGTGAACGTCGTGCGCGGCTTTGATTTGGTGAAGGCATGGGGGCAGGCGTATGACACTAAACCGCTGATTCCGATGGCGGGCATCATCGCCAACGAAGAATATTTCCACGCACACAAGGCGCAGTTCGACATCTTCCATCAGGATTTGAAAAACGCGCTCAACTGGATACTCGCCAACCGCCAAAGCGCCGCGAAAATCGGCAAAAACTACCTCCCAGCCCCCGAACCCGCCCTAGTCATGGGCTTGGACGGCGCGCGGCTGACAGTCACCAAAGGCAGCGAAGTGAAGAACGAGATTTTGAAGTTTTACGAAATCCTGATGCAGTTCAACCCGAAACTCTTGGGCGGCAAGCTGCCGGATAACGGATTCTTCTTGGCTTAA
- a CDS encoding acyl-CoA thioester hydrolase YciA, whose product MTQKNEHRSHPQGELLLRTVAMPQDTNPNQDIFGGWIMSQMDLGGGILAAEIAQGRIVTVAVQEMNFIRPVKVGNVVCCYGRCVRVGNTSLQLKIEVWVKTLMNDHLTEDRQLVTEAIFTYVAIDSEGNTRPIPKEGNPKLQGLI is encoded by the coding sequence ATGACTCAAAAAAACGAACACCGCTCCCACCCTCAAGGCGAGCTTTTGCTGCGCACCGTCGCTATGCCGCAAGACACCAATCCCAACCAAGATATTTTCGGCGGCTGGATTATGTCGCAAATGGATTTGGGCGGCGGCATTTTGGCGGCAGAAATCGCGCAAGGCCGCATCGTTACCGTCGCCGTTCAGGAAATGAACTTCATCCGCCCCGTTAAAGTGGGCAACGTCGTTTGCTGCTACGGACGCTGCGTGCGCGTGGGCAATACTTCGCTGCAACTGAAAATCGAAGTTTGGGTGAAAACGTTGATGAACGACCACCTGACCGAAGACCGCCAACTCGTTACCGAAGCCATCTTTACCTACGTCGCCATCGACAGCGAAGGCAACACACGCCCTATTCCAAAAGAAGGCAACCCTAAACTGCAAGGTTTGATTTAA
- a CDS encoding 5'-methylthioadenosine/S-adenosylhomocysteine nucleosidase (enables the cleavage of the glycosidic bond in both 5'-methylthioadenosine and S-adenosylhomocysteine) → MSVQTVAVIGAMEQEIELLREAMDNVKSVSFGKFTAYEGEMAGKRMVLVLSGIGKVNAAVSTAWVIHQFAPDCVINTGSAGGLGKGLKVGDVVIGTEIAHHDVDVTAFGYVWGQVPQLPAVFVSDDLLVGKAKQAAEVFEGAAVAQGLIVSGDRFVHSSEGVAEIRSHFPEVKAVEMEAAAIAQACHQLNTPFVVIRAMSDSADEKADISFEEFLKTAAASSAKMVEKIVASL, encoded by the coding sequence ATGTCTGTACAAACAGTTGCGGTCATCGGTGCGATGGAGCAGGAAATCGAGCTTTTGCGCGAAGCAATGGATAATGTCAAAAGCGTGTCTTTCGGTAAGTTTACCGCCTACGAAGGCGAAATGGCGGGCAAACGCATGGTGTTGGTATTGAGCGGCATCGGCAAGGTCAACGCTGCGGTTTCAACGGCTTGGGTTATCCATCAATTCGCGCCTGACTGCGTCATCAATACCGGCAGCGCAGGCGGCTTGGGCAAGGGGTTGAAAGTCGGCGACGTAGTGATTGGCACGGAAATCGCGCACCACGACGTCGATGTAACGGCGTTCGGCTATGTTTGGGGACAAGTGCCGCAACTGCCCGCCGTATTCGTTTCAGACGACCTCTTGGTCGGCAAGGCAAAACAGGCGGCGGAAGTGTTTGAAGGCGCGGCGGTAGCGCAAGGCTTGATTGTCAGCGGCGACCGCTTTGTCCACAGCAGCGAAGGCGTGGCGGAAATTCGCAGCCACTTCCCCGAAGTCAAAGCGGTGGAAATGGAAGCAGCGGCGATTGCGCAAGCCTGCCACCAGTTGAACACGCCTTTCGTCGTGATTCGCGCGATGTCCGACTCGGCGGACGAAAAAGCAGACATCAGCTTTGAAGAGTTTTTGAAAACGGCGGCAGCAAGCTCGGCGAAAATGGTGGAAAAGATTGTCGCGTCGCTGTAA
- a CDS encoding cadmium transporter yields the protein MRCFMFSTVITAAVLYIATAVDLLVILLIFFARANTRKEYRDIYIGQYLGSVILILVSLFLAFVLHYVPEKWVLGLLGLIPIYLGIKVAIYDDCEGEKRAKKELDEKGLSKLVGIVALVTVASCGADNIGLFVPYFVTLDLVDLLVTLLVFLILIFVLVYTAQRLANISGIGEIVEKFSRWIMAVIYIGLGLFIIIENNTIQTIISII from the coding sequence ATGAGGTGCTTTATGTTTTCGACTGTGATTACTGCTGCTGTTTTATATATTGCTACAGCAGTAGATTTGTTGGTAATACTATTAATATTTTTTGCTAGAGCAAATACTAGAAAAGAATATCGAGATATTTATATCGGACAATATTTAGGTTCTGTAATTTTAATATTAGTTAGTTTATTTCTAGCTTTTGTTTTGCATTATGTTCCGGAAAAATGGGTGTTGGGTTTATTAGGTTTAATACCGATTTACTTAGGTATTAAAGTTGCTATTTACGACGATTGTGAGGGCGAAAAAAGAGCTAAAAAAGAATTGGATGAAAAAGGGTTGTCAAAATTAGTCGGTATTGTTGCTTTGGTTACAGTTGCTAGTTGTGGTGCAGATAATATTGGACTTTTTGTTCCTTACTTTGTGACTTTAGATCTTGTCGACTTATTAGTTACTCTTCTTGTATTTTTAATATTGATTTTTGTTTTAGTATATACAGCACAAAGATTGGCTAATATTTCAGGTATTGGTGAAATTGTAGAGAAGTTTAGTCGTTGGATAATGGCTGTTATTTATATTGGTTTAGGATTATTTATTATTATTGAAAATAATACAATTCAAACAATAATATCAATAATATGA
- the pgeF gene encoding peptidoglycan editing factor PgeF, with amino-acid sequence MKTITETLNLAPQGKNFLTADWPAPANVKTLITTRNGGVSQGVYQSLNLGSHVGDDPDAVRRNREIVQEQVGLPVAYLNQIHSTIVVNAADALGNTPDADASVDNTSKAACAAMTADCLPVLFCDKAGTVVAAAHAGWRGLAGGVLQNTIAAMNVAPVEIMAYLGPAIGADAFEVGQDVFDAFCTPMPEAADAFEDIGGGKYLADIYALARLVLRREGVDMIYGGTHCTVLERDTFFSYRRDGQTGRMVSLIWLEQV; translated from the coding sequence ATGAAAACCATCACAGAAACCCTAAACCTCGCTCCGCAAGGCAAAAATTTCCTGACTGCCGATTGGCCTGCGCCCGCCAACGTGAAAACCCTGATTACCACCCGCAATGGCGGCGTGAGCCAAGGCGTGTATCAAAGTTTGAACCTCGGTTCGCACGTCGGAGATGATCCCGATGCCGTGCGCCGCAATCGTGAAATTGTGCAGGAACAGGTCGGGCTGCCCGTTGCCTACCTCAATCAAATCCACAGCACCATTGTCGTCAATGCCGCCGACGCATTGGGCAACACGCCCGACGCAGACGCTTCGGTGGACAACACAAGCAAAGCCGCCTGCGCCGCGATGACTGCCGACTGCCTGCCTGTCTTGTTCTGCGATAAAGCCGGTACGGTCGTCGCTGCCGCACATGCAGGCTGGCGCGGTTTGGCGGGCGGCGTACTGCAAAACACCATAGCCGCGATGAATGTCGCGCCCGTCGAAATCATGGCATATCTCGGCCCTGCCATCGGCGCGGACGCATTCGAAGTCGGACAAGACGTGTTCGACGCATTTTGTACGCCCATGCCCGAAGCGGCAGACGCATTCGAAGACATCGGCGGCGGTAAATATCTTGCCGACATCTACGCACTGGCACGTTTGGTTCTGCGCCGCGAAGGGGTGGACATGATTTACGGCGGCACACACTGCACCGTCTTGGAACGCGACACTTTCTTCTCTTACCGCCGCGACGGACAAACCGGCCGCATGGTCAGCCTAATTTGGTTGGAACAGGTATAA
- a CDS encoding elongation factor 4, which translates to MKNIRNFSIIAHIDHGKSTLADRFIQYCGGLDLREMSTQVLDSMDIEKERGITIKAQTAALNYKARDGQVYQLNLIDTPGHVDFSYEVSRSLSACEGALLVVDASQGVEAQTVANCYTAIDLGVEVVPVLNKIDLPAADPERVEQEIEDIIGIDAVGAVQCSAKSGIGVEDVLEEIVAKIPAPTGDENAPLQAVIVDSWFDNYVGVVMLIRVKNGTIKLKDKVRFMSTKAETQVEQLGVFTPKSVQKQELKAGEVGFLITGVKELGQAKVGDTVTLVANPASEPLPGFQEVQSQVFAGLYPVESHDYEALRDALEKLQLNDASLKFEPEVSQALGFGFRCGFLGLLHLEIVQERLEREFDMDLITTAPTVVYEVVLKSGEKIEVENPSKLPDIGSIETILEPIITATILVPQEYVGNVMTLCNQKRGVQVNMQYMGRQVMLTYDLPMNEVVMDFFDKLKSTSRGYASLDYHFKEFQPSDLIKLDIMVNGEKVDALSLIVHRQSAVHRGRELAAKMRELIPRQMFDIAVQAAIGSQIIARENVKALRKNVLAKCYGGDITRKKKLLEKQKAGKRRMKQVGNVEIPQSAFLAILQVSDK; encoded by the coding sequence ATGAAAAATATCCGAAACTTCTCCATCATTGCCCACATCGACCACGGCAAATCGACGCTTGCCGACCGCTTCATCCAATACTGCGGCGGCTTGGATTTGCGCGAAATGAGTACGCAGGTACTTGATTCCATGGACATCGAAAAAGAGCGCGGCATTACCATCAAAGCGCAAACCGCCGCGCTCAACTACAAAGCACGCGACGGACAGGTGTATCAACTCAACCTGATTGACACGCCGGGACACGTCGACTTTTCTTACGAAGTTTCCCGTTCGCTGTCCGCCTGCGAAGGCGCGCTTTTGGTCGTTGACGCATCGCAAGGTGTGGAAGCGCAAACCGTGGCGAACTGCTATACCGCGATTGATTTGGGCGTGGAAGTCGTACCCGTTTTGAACAAAATCGACCTGCCCGCCGCCGACCCCGAACGCGTGGAACAGGAAATCGAAGACATCATCGGCATCGATGCCGTCGGCGCGGTGCAATGTTCCGCCAAAAGCGGCATCGGCGTGGAAGACGTTTTGGAAGAAATCGTTGCCAAAATCCCCGCGCCGACCGGCGACGAAAACGCGCCGCTGCAAGCCGTTATCGTCGATTCGTGGTTTGACAACTACGTCGGCGTGGTCATGCTGATTCGTGTGAAAAACGGCACCATCAAGCTGAAAGACAAAGTACGCTTTATGAGTACCAAGGCGGAAACGCAGGTCGAGCAACTGGGCGTATTCACGCCGAAATCGGTTCAAAAACAAGAACTCAAAGCCGGCGAAGTGGGCTTTTTGATTACCGGCGTGAAAGAATTGGGACAGGCGAAAGTCGGCGATACGGTTACTTTGGTTGCCAACCCCGCTTCTGAGCCGCTGCCCGGCTTCCAAGAAGTACAAAGCCAAGTATTCGCGGGCCTCTATCCCGTGGAGAGCCACGACTACGAAGCCTTGCGCGACGCTTTGGAAAAATTGCAACTTAACGATGCTTCATTGAAATTCGAGCCTGAAGTTTCCCAAGCATTGGGCTTCGGCTTCCGCTGCGGTTTCTTGGGCCTGCTGCACTTGGAAATCGTACAGGAACGCTTGGAGCGCGAGTTCGACATGGATTTGATTACCACCGCGCCGACGGTGGTTTACGAAGTCGTGTTGAAGAGCGGAGAAAAAATCGAAGTCGAAAATCCATCCAAACTGCCCGACATCGGCAGCATCGAAACCATTCTCGAGCCGATTATTACCGCGACCATCCTCGTGCCGCAGGAATACGTCGGTAACGTCATGACTTTGTGTAACCAAAAGCGCGGCGTGCAGGTCAATATGCAGTACATGGGCCGTCAAGTCATGCTGACTTACGACTTGCCTATGAATGAAGTTGTGATGGACTTTTTCGACAAACTCAAATCCACTTCGCGTGGCTATGCCTCGCTGGACTATCATTTTAAAGAGTTCCAACCGTCTGATTTGATTAAGCTCGACATCATGGTCAACGGCGAAAAAGTCGATGCCCTGAGCCTGATTGTGCACCGTCAAAGCGCCGTTCACCGAGGCCGCGAGCTGGCAGCGAAAATGCGCGAACTGATTCCACGCCAAATGTTCGACATTGCCGTCCAAGCCGCCATCGGCAGCCAAATTATCGCCCGCGAAAACGTCAAAGCCCTGCGTAAAAACGTCTTGGCGAAATGTTACGGCGGCGATATTACCCGTAAGAAAAAACTTCTTGAAAAACAAAAAGCAGGCAAACGCCGCATGAAACAAGTGGGCAACGTGGAAATCCCGCAAAGCGCGTTCTTGGCGATTCTGCAAGTGAGCGACAAATAA
- a CDS encoding EamA family transporter — protein sequence MNIRSDSYAAPFLIFGCVLFGLGSLIVRFVPVGPYAVAFWRLLIATGVFWLLSRFFRQKLPKSRRAVKYAMLSGIFLAFDLSLWHESVHAVGPGISTLLNSLQIFFLSAIGFFFFQERLNSLQVVSLTLAVGGVVLIGSPEFNHNAHALWGFVSGIASGGLLALSMVFVRKTHEVERVALFPMMMVLSFGGALSLIVPALIFDSNALYPTQWRDIGLVLIYGVVMQCLAWGMIAYAIPLLSLSLTGLLLLSEPIAALLIDYFWLNKPINTLQWFGVVLTLSAIYLGSLKPKNTN from the coding sequence ATGAATATCCGTTCCGACTCTTATGCAGCACCATTCCTCATCTTCGGTTGCGTCTTATTCGGGCTGGGAAGCCTGATTGTCAGATTCGTCCCCGTAGGCCCGTATGCGGTTGCATTTTGGCGGCTGCTGATTGCAACGGGTGTGTTTTGGCTGCTCTCCCGTTTTTTCAGGCAAAAGCTGCCTAAAAGCAGAAGGGCGGTCAAATATGCCATGTTGTCCGGCATATTTCTGGCGTTTGATTTGTCATTGTGGCATGAAAGCGTACATGCGGTGGGGCCCGGGATTTCCACATTGCTCAACAGCTTGCAGATATTTTTTCTGTCCGCCATCGGATTTTTCTTTTTTCAAGAACGCTTGAACAGCCTGCAAGTTGTGAGCCTGACATTAGCGGTTGGCGGGGTTGTCCTAATCGGCAGTCCCGAGTTCAACCACAATGCCCACGCCTTATGGGGCTTTGTCAGCGGAATTGCGTCGGGCGGGCTTTTGGCATTGTCTATGGTATTCGTCCGCAAAACGCATGAAGTCGAAAGGGTGGCGCTTTTTCCGATGATGATGGTTTTGAGTTTCGGCGGCGCGTTGTCCCTGATTGTCCCCGCGCTGATTTTCGACAGCAACGCCCTATACCCGACGCAATGGCGCGATATAGGCTTGGTCTTGATATACGGCGTGGTCATGCAATGTTTGGCATGGGGTATGATTGCCTATGCAATTCCGCTGCTGTCCCTGTCTTTAACTGGTTTGCTGCTGCTTTCCGAACCCATTGCCGCTTTACTGATTGATTATTTTTGGCTGAACAAGCCGATCAACACTTTGCAGTGGTTTGGTGTTGTTTTGACTTTGTCGGCGATTTATCTTGGTTCTTTAAAACCGAAAAACACAAATTAA
- a CDS encoding type IV pili twitching motility protein PilT — MMTNPPSAKDELFTWLRHMNKYKGSDLFITTNFPPAMKVDGKITPITDEPLTSEKCMEIAFSIMSTKQIEEFSSTNECNFAISLPDTSRFRVNAMVQRGATALVFRSITSKIPNFDSLNLPPVLKDVVMKKRGLVIFVGGTGSGKSTSLAAMVDHRNENCQDHIITIEDPIEFVHQHKKSIITQREVGVDTENWFAALKNTLRQAPDVILIGEIRDRETMDYALAFAETGHLCLATLHANNSNQALDRIINFFPEERRTQLLTDLSLNLQAFISQRLIPREGGKGRVAAVEILLNSPIISEMIQKGEIHGIKEMMKKSTAMGMQTFDQALYELYERGDISFQDAIKNADSAHDLRLDIQLRSRRAQNAGPDLELI; from the coding sequence ATGATGACCAATCCCCCCAGCGCAAAAGACGAATTGTTCACTTGGCTGCGCCATATGAACAAATACAAAGGCTCCGACCTCTTTATCACGACCAATTTCCCACCCGCTATGAAAGTGGACGGCAAAATCACGCCGATTACCGACGAGCCGCTGACCTCTGAAAAATGTATGGAAATCGCTTTTTCGATTATGTCCACCAAACAAATCGAAGAGTTTTCTTCCACCAACGAATGCAACTTCGCCATCAGCCTGCCCGACACCAGCCGCTTCCGTGTCAATGCCATGGTGCAGCGCGGCGCGACGGCGTTGGTGTTCCGCTCCATTACCAGCAAAATCCCGAATTTCGACAGCCTCAATCTGCCCCCCGTCTTGAAAGACGTGGTGATGAAAAAACGCGGCCTCGTGATTTTCGTCGGCGGTACCGGTTCGGGCAAATCCACCTCGCTCGCTGCGATGGTTGACCACCGCAATGAAAATTGCCAAGACCACATCATCACCATCGAAGACCCGATTGAGTTCGTCCATCAACACAAAAAAAGCATCATTACCCAGCGCGAAGTCGGCGTGGATACCGAAAACTGGTTTGCCGCGCTGAAAAACACCCTGCGTCAGGCGCCGGATGTCATCCTCATCGGCGAGATTCGCGACCGCGAAACCATGGACTACGCCTTGGCGTTCGCCGAAACGGGCCACCTCTGTCTCGCCACGCTGCACGCCAACAACTCCAACCAAGCGCTTGACCGCATCATCAACTTCTTCCCCGAAGAGCGCCGCACCCAGCTTTTGACCGACTTGTCGCTCAACCTGCAAGCCTTCATCTCGCAACGCCTGATTCCCCGCGAAGGCGGCAAGGGGCGCGTAGCCGCAGTGGAAATCCTGCTCAATTCGCCGATTATTTCCGAGATGATTCAAAAAGGCGAAATCCACGGCATCAAAGAAATGATGAAAAAATCTACCGCCATGGGTATGCAAACCTTCGACCAAGCGCTCTACGAGCTGTACGAACGCGGCGACATCAGTTTCCAAGACGCCATTAAAAACGCCGACTCCGCCCACGACCTGCGTTTGGATATCCAACTGCGCAGCCGCCGTGCCCAAAACGCCGGCCCGGACTTGGAACTGATTTAA